From Frateuria aurantia DSM 6220, one genomic window encodes:
- a CDS encoding cytochrome b, with product MSLLSTTQRWGAVARLLHWIMAAGIIVNGAWGLWMVGIAPSMKKINVFALHKSIGLTLLALALLRLAWRLVDKHPEVEPAPRWQLLAARLTHVGLYGLILAIPLSGWWFNSASGYPLQWFKHFKVPAMGGRDSDLAHIALVAHQYLFWLLVAALVLHIGAALKHHFVDRDNTLTRMLPLARRKPSSY from the coding sequence ATGAGCCTACTGAGCACGACACAACGATGGGGAGCCGTCGCCCGGCTGCTGCACTGGATCATGGCCGCGGGGATCATTGTCAACGGCGCCTGGGGACTGTGGATGGTGGGCATCGCGCCCTCCATGAAGAAAATCAATGTCTTCGCCCTGCACAAATCCATTGGATTGACCCTGCTGGCCCTGGCCCTGCTGCGACTGGCATGGCGCCTTGTCGACAAGCATCCCGAAGTCGAGCCCGCGCCCCGCTGGCAGCTGCTGGCCGCCCGACTGACCCACGTCGGACTCTACGGCCTGATTCTGGCGATACCGCTCAGCGGCTGGTGGTTCAACTCGGCCTCGGGCTATCCGCTGCAATGGTTCAAGCACTTCAAAGTACCGGCTATGGGCGGGCGTGACAGCGATCTGGCCCATATCGCTCTGGTCGCGCACCAATATCTGTTCTGGCTGCTGGTGGCTGCCCTGGTCCTGCATATCGGCGCGGCCCTGAAACATCACTTTGTCGATCGCGACAACACCCTGACCCGGATGCTGCCCCTGGCACGTCGCAAGCCGTCCTCCTACTGA
- a CDS encoding phospholipase A codes for MRNPVSRISIYKDCAKYQPGSKIPRRTSSRQEAWRRSLLWLGLSLGSSPLWATGMPVPSPSSLQACSLLSNDAQRLACYDSLARPRATPAVATRADPAASAGTPGDTGPAAPHGERLAIFTRDTELPRRPAPEQHRSRLDSRWELSPQSKLGTFNIRGYQPIYVLPVFATSHQNSKPGSPNPANQVLTPQILDNVEAKFQLSLKTKVWQGIFGDYGDLWFGYTQSSRWQVYNGRNSRPFRETNYEPEALFVFATHYRIFGWDGRMVSFGLNHQSNGRADPLSRSWNRVIANVGFERGDWIVMFTPWWRIPEPRKTDDNPDISNYMGRAQIQIIREWGRNEISLTLRSSMRGGSDAHGSGRLTWSFPLAGRLHGYVELFKGTGESMIDYNHNATYLGAGVSLLNWY; via the coding sequence ATGAGGAATCCCGTTTCCCGGATATCGATCTACAAGGATTGCGCCAAGTACCAGCCCGGCAGCAAGATCCCCCGTCGCACCAGCTCGCGCCAAGAGGCGTGGCGACGCAGCCTGCTCTGGCTCGGCTTGAGTCTGGGCAGCAGCCCGCTCTGGGCCACCGGTATGCCGGTACCCAGCCCCAGCAGCCTGCAGGCCTGCAGCCTGCTGTCCAATGATGCCCAGAGGCTGGCCTGCTACGACAGTCTGGCCCGCCCCCGTGCGACACCCGCGGTGGCGACAAGGGCAGACCCCGCGGCATCTGCCGGCACGCCCGGCGACACTGGGCCGGCGGCGCCCCACGGTGAACGACTCGCCATTTTTACCCGTGACACCGAGCTGCCGAGACGGCCGGCGCCTGAACAGCACCGATCCCGCCTGGACAGTCGCTGGGAACTGTCGCCGCAGAGCAAGCTGGGCACCTTCAATATTCGCGGCTATCAACCGATCTATGTGCTGCCGGTGTTTGCCACCAGCCATCAGAACAGCAAGCCCGGCTCGCCGAATCCGGCCAACCAGGTCCTCACGCCGCAGATCCTGGACAACGTCGAGGCCAAGTTCCAGTTGAGCCTGAAGACCAAGGTCTGGCAGGGCATCTTCGGTGACTATGGCGATCTGTGGTTCGGCTACACCCAGTCCTCACGGTGGCAGGTCTACAACGGCCGCAATTCCCGGCCCTTCCGCGAGACCAATTACGAGCCCGAAGCCCTGTTCGTGTTTGCCACCCACTACCGGATCTTCGGCTGGGATGGCCGGATGGTCTCCTTCGGTCTCAACCATCAGTCCAACGGTCGGGCCGATCCGCTTTCCCGCAGCTGGAACCGGGTGATTGCCAATGTCGGCTTCGAACGCGGCGACTGGATCGTGATGTTCACGCCCTGGTGGCGGATTCCGGAACCTCGCAAGACCGATGACAATCCGGATATCAGCAACTACATGGGACGAGCCCAGATCCAGATCATCCGCGAATGGGGTCGCAACGAGATCAGCCTGACTCTGCGATCGAGCATGCGCGGCGGCAGCGATGCCCATGGCTCGGGCCGACTGACATGGAGCTTTCCGCTGGCAGGTCGCCTGCATGGCTATGTCGAACTGTTCAAGGGCACCGGCGAGAGCATGATCGACTACAACCACAATGCCACTTATCTGGGCGCCGGCGTCAGCTTGCTGAACTGGTATTGA
- a CDS encoding cold-shock protein — protein sequence MSDRQTGIVKWFNDAKGFGFISRDDGPDVFVHFRAITGGGFKSLQEGQKVTFKVVQGQKGLQAEEVSAV from the coding sequence ATGTCTGATCGTCAGACCGGTATTGTCAAATGGTTCAATGATGCCAAGGGCTTCGGCTTTATCAGCCGCGATGACGGCCCGGATGTGTTTGTTCACTTCCGCGCCATCACCGGCGGTGGCTTCAAGAGCCTGCAGGAAGGCCAGAAGGTGACCTTCAAGGTCGTCCAGGGCCAGAAGGGCCTGCAGGCCGAGGAAGTCAGCGCTGTCTGA
- a CDS encoding cold-shock protein, with the protein MSDREVGTVKWFNDAKGFGFISRDGGPDVFVHFRAISGSGFRSLKEGQKVSFKVVQGQKGLQADEVAPV; encoded by the coding sequence ATGTCGGATCGTGAAGTGGGTACCGTCAAGTGGTTCAATGACGCCAAGGGTTTCGGGTTCATCAGTCGCGACGGTGGTCCCGATGTTTTCGTGCATTTCCGGGCGATCAGTGGCAGCGGTTTCCGCAGCTTGAAGGAAGGCCAGAAGGTCAGTTTCAAGGTGGTGCAGGGCCAGAAAGGGCTGCAGGCCGACGAGGTCGCGCCGGTCTGA
- a CDS encoding alpha/beta hydrolase family protein yields the protein MADADQAGLPAAQVLAVHSRDGHDFELIYQPPAGMALACLYWLPAMGVPARHYRGLASQLAMHEVAVFLHEWRGIGSSTMRAGRRHDWNYRSLLDGDIAAGLVRAEALHPALALVLGGHSLGGQLSVIYASLHPEEVDGLLLIASGAPYWRHFRRRWAVRLLYLLAYPVSRVFGHFPGRRLGFAGNEARGVIADWSRSGRDGQYLDPASGQPLTPATARLALPLLALVLDQDWLAPEASLAHLLAPMAQVRGRIQRLDARSLGLARADHFSWMKQSHAMVKPMLDWLSSWLSDIADDRRRRLP from the coding sequence ATGGCGGATGCTGATCAGGCCGGCTTGCCGGCAGCGCAGGTGCTGGCTGTACACAGTCGCGACGGCCATGATTTCGAATTGATATACCAGCCACCGGCCGGCATGGCCTTGGCGTGTCTGTACTGGCTACCGGCCATGGGCGTGCCAGCCAGGCATTATCGCGGTCTCGCGTCGCAACTGGCGATGCACGAGGTAGCCGTGTTTCTGCATGAATGGCGGGGCATCGGCTCAAGTACGATGCGTGCCGGTCGTCGCCATGACTGGAATTATCGCAGTCTGCTGGATGGCGACATCGCCGCCGGTCTGGTCCGGGCGGAGGCCTTGCATCCGGCCCTGGCTTTGGTGCTGGGCGGCCACAGCCTTGGCGGGCAATTGTCGGTGATCTACGCCAGCCTGCACCCGGAGGAGGTCGACGGGCTGCTGCTGATCGCTTCCGGCGCACCGTATTGGCGCCACTTCCGTCGGCGCTGGGCGGTACGTCTGCTGTATCTGCTTGCCTATCCCGTCAGCCGGGTGTTCGGTCACTTTCCCGGGCGTCGACTGGGTTTCGCCGGCAACGAAGCCCGTGGCGTGATTGCTGACTGGTCACGCAGCGGGCGCGATGGTCAATATCTGGACCCCGCCAGCGGTCAGCCGCTGACCCCGGCCACGGCGCGTCTGGCATTGCCGCTGCTGGCTCTGGTGCTGGACCAGGACTGGCTGGCGCCGGAAGCTTCGCTGGCTCATCTGCTGGCCCCGATGGCGCAGGTCCGGGGGCGCATCCAGCGTCTGGATGCACGCAGTCTCGGACTGGCCCGGGCCGATCATTTCAGCTGGATGAAACAGTCCCACGCCATGGTGAAGCCCATGCTCGACTGGCTGTCGAGCTGGCTCAGCGATATTGCCGATGACAGGCGTCGCAGGCTTCCTTGA
- a CDS encoding cytochrome C'': protein MRHVLLLLIGIVIGTLGAISLNNAISQRNPVPRAVMVMMAYHQGQLQQSIRSGRCSAEAVVPELELMDSVALSIPPVFQGFDQGFAQATTRLQQAIRQAATHPAASCQAWQAPLAAVKEACDACHRQYR, encoded by the coding sequence ATGCGCCACGTTCTTCTACTGCTGATCGGTATCGTGATCGGAACCCTGGGCGCCATTTCCCTGAACAACGCCATTTCGCAACGCAATCCAGTCCCGCGCGCCGTGATGGTGATGATGGCCTACCATCAGGGCCAATTGCAGCAGTCGATCCGCAGCGGTCGATGCAGTGCCGAAGCCGTGGTTCCCGAGCTGGAACTGATGGACAGCGTGGCCCTCAGCATTCCGCCCGTGTTTCAGGGTTTCGATCAGGGTTTTGCCCAGGCCACCACCCGCCTGCAGCAGGCGATCCGCCAGGCCGCCACCCATCCGGCGGCCAGCTGTCAGGCCTGGCAGGCCCCGCTGGCCGCCGTCAAGGAAGCCTGCGACGCCTGTCATCGGCAATATCGCTGA
- a CDS encoding tRNA threonylcarbamoyladenosine dehydratase, whose protein sequence is MTLVTEQSISPDPAPALDHATAGQRFAGIDRLYGVGTVARLASCHVAVIGVGGVGSWAAEALARSGVGALTLIDADDICVSNTNRQLPALDGHYGELKVQAMGARLRAINPELRLDLIERFLTPSSLDELLDRGYDMVLDACDAFRVKLEAIAWCRRHKLPMVTVGSAGGRTDPTMIRVRDLSRTEHDAMFSLIRKKLRQDFGFPRNPDRYFGISAIYSLQNVQYPQPDGSVCGNRPAAGTSLGLSCGDGLGAATHVTGAFAFAAAGRVLEKLLETAPSA, encoded by the coding sequence ATGACTCTGGTGACTGAACAATCCATCAGCCCTGATCCTGCTCCGGCGCTGGATCACGCGACGGCCGGGCAGCGCTTCGCCGGCATCGACCGGCTGTACGGGGTGGGTACGGTGGCTCGGCTGGCCAGCTGCCATGTGGCGGTGATCGGTGTCGGCGGGGTGGGGTCCTGGGCTGCCGAGGCGCTGGCCCGCAGCGGAGTGGGAGCACTGACCCTGATTGATGCCGATGATATCTGCGTGTCCAATACCAATCGGCAGCTGCCGGCGCTGGACGGGCATTATGGCGAGCTGAAAGTGCAGGCCATGGGCGCGCGACTGCGGGCGATCAATCCCGAACTCCGGCTGGATCTGATCGAACGCTTTCTCACGCCGTCAAGCCTGGACGAGCTGCTGGATCGCGGCTATGACATGGTGCTGGATGCCTGCGACGCCTTCCGGGTCAAGCTGGAGGCCATCGCCTGGTGCCGCCGCCACAAGCTGCCGATGGTGACCGTCGGTTCCGCCGGCGGACGCACCGATCCGACCATGATCCGGGTCCGTGACTTGTCCCGCACCGAGCATGACGCGATGTTCAGCCTGATCCGCAAGAAGCTCAGGCAGGACTTCGGCTTTCCCCGCAATCCCGATCGCTATTTCGGCATTTCGGCGATCTATTCCCTGCAGAACGTGCAATATCCCCAGCCGGACGGCAGCGTCTGCGGCAACCGGCCGGCGGCCGGCACTTCGCTGGGTCTGTCCTGCGGGGACGGCCTGGGGGCCGCCACCCATGTCACCGGCGCCTTCGCGTTCGCCGCGGCCGGCCGGGTTCTGGAAAAGCTGCTGGAAACCGCGCCATCGGCCTGA
- the phbB gene encoding acetoacetyl-CoA reductase translates to MSQHTALVTGGTGGIGGAIVRDLARKGHRVATNYRDPDKADALRTALAAEGLDNVLLVPGDVSDHDSSAAMVAEVEAALGPIDILVNNAGITRDATFHKMSYQQWSEVIGTNLHACFNVTRPVIERMRERRWGRIVQISSVNGQKGQYGQANYAAAKAGIHGFTISLALENAKYGITVNTVSPGYVDTDMIKAVREDVREKIVAQIPLGRFGRPEEIAQAVAFLVSDDSSWITGSNLAINGGQYMGW, encoded by the coding sequence ATGAGTCAGCATACCGCGCTCGTCACGGGCGGCACCGGCGGCATCGGTGGCGCGATCGTGAGGGATCTGGCGCGCAAAGGTCACCGGGTTGCCACCAACTACCGCGACCCGGACAAGGCCGACGCCCTGCGCACTGCGCTGGCTGCGGAAGGACTGGACAATGTGCTGCTGGTGCCGGGCGATGTCTCGGACCATGATTCCAGCGCCGCCATGGTCGCCGAAGTGGAAGCGGCGCTGGGACCGATCGATATTCTGGTGAACAATGCCGGCATCACCCGCGATGCCACCTTCCACAAGATGAGTTATCAGCAGTGGTCCGAGGTGATCGGCACCAATCTGCATGCCTGTTTCAATGTCACCCGGCCGGTGATCGAGCGGATGCGCGAACGCCGCTGGGGGCGCATTGTGCAGATCAGCTCGGTCAACGGCCAGAAAGGTCAGTACGGCCAGGCCAACTATGCCGCCGCCAAGGCCGGTATCCATGGCTTCACCATTTCGCTGGCGCTGGAAAATGCCAAATACGGCATCACCGTGAATACCGTGTCACCGGGCTATGTGGACACGGACATGATCAAGGCCGTACGCGAGGATGTCCGCGAGAAGATCGTGGCCCAGATCCCTCTGGGCCGTTTCGGCCGCCCCGAGGAAATCGCCCAGGCGGTCGCCTTCCTGGTCAGCGATGATTCGAGCTGGATCACCGGCTCGAATCTGGCCATCAACGGCGGTCAGTACATGGGCTGGTAA